The genomic region CGGAATGGTAGCAACACGCAGGAGAACGAGCGATGCATCGCGTGAATCGTGAAATATTCAGGCCGTTTTTTCCCATGTTGGCGGCGCTTCTGTTGCCCGTGTGGGCGATGGCCCAGGTTCCGGCGCCGTCCGATGCCGATCTGACGGAACAAACGTTCAGGAGCGGCCTGGGCGGCGGTTCATCAGTCATGCTCGTGAACAACGGCGAATTCAAGAAGTTCCGTCCCGGCATGAAATTCGAGGCCCGGCAGGAAGGCGCGCCCGTTCTGATGACGCCCCGCGAAGCCGGGGATTATGCCGCCTTTCTCGGCAAGCGCCTCGGAACGGATTTCTTCTGGAAACAGGCCCCGCGCAAAGAAACGGGCTATCTTATCGTGGCGGCGCCGAACCTGAATCTGGAATCGCTTCCGTCCGTGGAATGGCCGCCGAAGGCCCCGGAAGGAATGATCTATATACCCGAACGGCCCTTCATCATGGGCAGCGACAAGGGCGACGCCGACGAAAAGCCGCAGCGCACGGCTACCACCGGTCCTTTTTTCATGGATAAATACGAGGTTTCCAACGCCGAATTTAAGGCCGTTTTCCCCGAATTTGAATTTCCCCAAGGACAGGAGAATGTCCCCGCAGTCGTCAACTGGCGGCAAGCCGCCGACTATGCGGCAAAGGTTGGAAAACGCCT from Candidatus Hydrogenedentota bacterium harbors:
- a CDS encoding formylglycine-generating enzyme family protein; its protein translation is MHRVNREIFRPFFPMLAALLLPVWAMAQVPAPSDADLTEQTFRSGLGGGSSVMLVNNGEFKKFRPGMKFEARQEGAPVLMTPREAGDYAAFLGKRLGTDFFWKQAPRKETGYLIVAAPNLNLESLPSVEWPPKAPEGMIYIPERPFIMGSDKGDADEKPQRTATTGPFFMDKYEVSNAEFKAVFPEFEFPQGQENVPAVVNWRQAADYAAKVGKRLPTEAEWEKAARGWDGRTFPWGEVFDPSLVCAGDTTPRGGSIAAAASPYGCMDMAGGVWEWTADWYQPYPENDSPSEDYGETFKVLRGGSTGADAAALRTSFRYYLPPDTTGGLRVGFRCAKDIE